In one Candidatus Zixiibacteriota bacterium genomic region, the following are encoded:
- the rsmH gene encoding 16S rRNA (cytosine(1402)-N(4))-methyltransferase RsmH produces MTSTTGRKNEAYHLPVLVEETVSLLVTRPDGVYLDLTCGGGGHMKYLAGAVSREAILVGLDRDPEAISATSENLESIPQKKRLFNLSFARVDELPEAIGMQQVDGILLDLGLSSHQLDAPYRGFAFMQDGPLDMRMGKDSGAGAEEIINNYSERELTLLFKKYGEEKRARRAAAAIVHERTGERITGTGQLRRILEPLFPSRERNASLARIFQAIRIEVNDELGQLAGVLPKAVDFLRVGGRLVVIAYHSLEDRIVKRFIAEKVRGCTCPPNFPVCVCGKKPSLKNLTRKAVRPGVEEIKQNRRAESARLRAAEKLG; encoded by the coding sequence TTGACATCAACCACTGGCAGAAAGAATGAAGCCTATCACCTCCCGGTGCTGGTTGAGGAAACGGTGAGCCTTCTGGTCACCCGCCCTGATGGTGTCTACTTGGATCTGACCTGCGGCGGCGGGGGACACATGAAATATCTCGCCGGGGCCGTTTCCCGGGAGGCCATTCTTGTCGGTCTGGATCGCGATCCAGAAGCAATTTCCGCCACTTCGGAAAATCTAGAATCGATTCCGCAAAAAAAGCGACTCTTTAACCTGAGTTTCGCCCGAGTGGACGAACTCCCGGAAGCGATCGGAATGCAACAAGTCGATGGAATTCTTCTCGATCTGGGTCTCTCCTCCCATCAACTGGATGCCCCATATCGTGGGTTTGCCTTTATGCAGGATGGGCCGCTCGATATGCGGATGGGGAAAGACTCCGGCGCAGGGGCCGAGGAGATCATAAATAATTATTCGGAAAGGGAGCTAACGCTTCTTTTCAAGAAATATGGTGAGGAAAAGAGAGCCCGCCGGGCGGCCGCAGCGATTGTCCATGAGCGGACCGGAGAAAGAATCACGGGCACCGGGCAACTGCGCCGGATTTTGGAGCCGCTGTTCCCGTCTCGCGAACGCAACGCCTCGCTGGCCCGAATCTTTCAGGCGATCCGGATTGAGGTCAATGATGAATTGGGGCAGCTCGCCGGCGTTTTGCCGAAAGCGGTTGATTTCCTCCGAGTCGGGGGACGACTGGTGGTCATTGCCTACCACTCGTTGGAGGATCGCATCGTGAAACGATTCATAGCGGAAAAAGTGCGCGGATGCACCTGCCCGCCGAATTTCCCGGTCTGCGTCTGCGGGAAAAAACCGTCGCTGAAAAATCTCACCCGAAAAGCGGTGCGCCCCGGGGTGGAGGAAATAAAACAGAATCGCCGGGCGGAATCGGCTCGATTGCGGGCCGCGGAAAAACTGGGATAG
- a CDS encoding penicillin-binding transpeptidase domain-containing protein: protein MSLIPTEIDIKKKRLILLGVLATLLWLVLVGRLVQIQLVHGSEYTDKARRQTLGKREIEADRGIIYDRTGKELAINVFKNILIADPEDQAAVKRINAYLDKLLGKSRGYAAGKYNLQAGKSRPVDRDLPDALAEKVKDDNIPGLFITKGTKRSYPLWGVGQQLVGFTDVDGRGIAGLEYSYDSVLTGKPGLIDYLRDGQRNTYRIRELPLVAPVRGNSIILTIDWNFQEIVEEELKAAVEKFKALEGTAIFIDCRTGEILAAADCVADGKNDPIKLRAASNAFEPGSVFKVFTAAAILDENKARPTDQVYCENGAWKCGPRVLHDDHRHGFLTFQEVIEKSSNIGTAKMALRIGGKKLSEGAHRFGFGQRYFVGLPGEASGSIGNPGKWSDYNVAALAMGHSVSVTALQLATGMAAVANGGKLYRPRVIKAILDSQGKPLKEYHPEVIANVVKPESARILREFLVGVVERGTGTPVKSKSVAIAGKTGTAEVATLGGGGYKKNKFVASFMGYFPAEDPKVAGVIVLHQPEPIHYGGYTSGPAFRNIAERYVAANPDRVAAAPKVIAVTDQTDLNVIPDFTGREVTLAQTMARRLGMDLVCNAKHGIIAWQYPASGRKIPGSGKVVVLVEESELDSLAMVDLTGLNLRTAISLLNFQGLEFEIEGSGIVDSQTPLPGALVDKKAVCRLICGRGSIDEDTVKKSN from the coding sequence ATGTCTTTGATACCAACGGAAATTGATATCAAGAAGAAAAGATTGATTCTCCTGGGTGTCCTGGCGACTTTGCTCTGGCTGGTACTGGTGGGACGATTGGTACAGATACAGCTGGTTCACGGAAGTGAATATACCGATAAAGCCCGCCGTCAAACCCTGGGCAAGAGGGAAATTGAGGCTGACCGGGGAATTATTTATGACCGTACCGGCAAGGAACTGGCCATAAATGTTTTCAAGAATATTCTGATAGCCGACCCGGAAGATCAGGCTGCCGTCAAACGCATCAATGCCTACCTTGATAAGCTTCTTGGCAAGTCTCGCGGATATGCGGCCGGGAAATATAATCTTCAGGCGGGGAAATCGCGTCCAGTTGACAGGGATTTACCTGATGCTCTGGCGGAAAAAGTGAAGGATGATAATATCCCGGGATTGTTTATTACCAAAGGAACCAAGCGCAGCTATCCCCTCTGGGGAGTGGGACAGCAACTGGTTGGTTTCACCGATGTTGATGGGCGGGGGATAGCCGGTCTGGAGTACAGTTACGATTCCGTGTTGACCGGTAAGCCCGGCCTGATCGATTACCTTCGCGATGGGCAGAGGAATACTTATCGCATAAGAGAACTCCCACTGGTGGCCCCGGTCAGAGGAAATTCAATCATCCTGACCATCGACTGGAACTTTCAGGAAATCGTCGAGGAAGAGTTGAAAGCGGCGGTGGAAAAATTCAAGGCCCTTGAGGGAACGGCCATTTTTATCGATTGCCGAACCGGGGAAATCCTGGCCGCGGCTGATTGCGTGGCGGACGGCAAGAATGATCCCATCAAACTTCGCGCGGCCAGCAACGCCTTTGAGCCCGGTTCCGTTTTTAAGGTCTTCACCGCCGCTGCGATTCTGGATGAAAATAAAGCCCGCCCGACCGATCAGGTCTACTGCGAAAACGGCGCCTGGAAATGCGGGCCGCGAGTGCTTCATGATGACCATCGTCATGGCTTTCTCACCTTCCAGGAGGTTATTGAGAAGTCGAGCAATATCGGCACCGCCAAGATGGCGCTGCGCATCGGCGGGAAAAAATTGAGCGAGGGGGCGCATCGTTTCGGGTTCGGGCAAAGGTACTTTGTCGGCCTGCCCGGCGAAGCCTCCGGATCGATCGGCAATCCCGGCAAATGGTCGGACTATAATGTGGCCGCACTGGCGATGGGGCATTCGGTTTCCGTAACCGCTCTTCAACTGGCGACAGGCATGGCGGCCGTGGCCAACGGCGGGAAATTGTATCGTCCCCGGGTGATTAAGGCAATTCTTGACAGCCAAGGAAAACCGCTCAAAGAATACCATCCGGAGGTCATCGCTAATGTGGTGAAACCCGAAAGCGCCCGAATCCTTCGCGAGTTTCTGGTCGGGGTGGTCGAGCGGGGAACCGGCACGCCGGTGAAATCCAAATCCGTGGCGATTGCGGGAAAAACCGGCACGGCTGAGGTGGCCACACTTGGCGGCGGCGGATATAAGAAAAATAAATTTGTCGCATCATTCATGGGGTATTTCCCGGCGGAGGATCCCAAGGTCGCCGGGGTAATTGTCCTGCATCAGCCGGAACCGATTCACTATGGAGGATATACCTCCGGCCCGGCATTCAGGAATATCGCCGAGAGATATGTTGCCGCCAATCCGGACCGGGTCGCGGCGGCGCCGAAAGTCATAGCTGTTACGGATCAGACGGATCTGAATGTCATCCCCGATTTTACCGGGCGCGAGGTGACGCTGGCCCAGACCATGGCCAGGAGATTGGGCATGGATTTGGTCTGCAATGCAAAACATGGCATCATCGCCTGGCAGTATCCGGCCTCAGGCCGCAAGATTCCCGGAAGTGGAAAAGTCGTCGTGCTGGTGGAAGAATCGGAACTGGATTCGTTGGCAATGGTTGACTTGACCGGACTGAACCTCCGCACCGCCATATCATTGCTGAATTTTCAGGGACTGGAATTTGAAATTGAGGGAAGCGGAATTGTCGATAGTCAGACGCCCCTTCCCGGCGCCTTAGTTGATAAAAAAGCCGTATGCCGCCTTATCTGCGGGCGGGGAAGCATAGATGAAGATACTGTTAAAAAATCTAATTAG
- a CDS encoding UDP-N-acetylmuramoyl-L-alanyl-D-glutamate--2,6-diaminopimelate ligase, which yields MKILLKNLIRPLENYRLIGRDDLPVTGIDYDSRRIKPGMVFVAVTGYKTDGKKFVSDAIKNGAVAIISDQPVNADVPIIVVTSARKALADTAASFYGYPGKSLFIVGVTGTNGKSTSVYLIKHILDVSGNKTGMLNSLVYDIGKETYRAERTTPESLEVQRFLREMKEAECTHAVVEVSSHALVLSRVENIEFEVGLFTTFSRDHLDFHNTMEEYLAAKKLFLKKLTGKHKHAVINVDVPEFKGFIKDADCPVITYSANGNKADVMVHSPRLGTNKTTFELVTPAGSRTVSIRLLGRYNLSNAAGAAATGLALKIDPDIIVKALETAEPVPGRFRPVDRGQLFTVLVDYAHTPGAIERLCQSAREITSGRLLLLFGCGGDRDRGKRPLMGQMASKYSDLAIVTSDNPRSEDPFKIIDDILPGMSGNNYKIVPDRREAIREIIKEARENDTVLLAGKGAEDYQEIGLKKYPFDDTLEVSRALEERGYKKA from the coding sequence ATGAAGATACTGTTAAAAAATCTAATTAGACCGCTGGAAAACTACCGCTTGATCGGTCGTGATGATCTACCCGTGACCGGCATCGATTACGACTCCCGGCGCATAAAACCGGGGATGGTATTTGTCGCTGTCACCGGATACAAGACCGACGGCAAGAAGTTTGTGAGTGATGCCATTAAGAACGGCGCGGTGGCGATAATCTCGGACCAGCCGGTCAATGCCGATGTACCGATAATTGTCGTCACCTCCGCCCGGAAAGCTCTTGCCGATACCGCCGCTTCTTTCTATGGATATCCCGGGAAGAGCCTGTTTATCGTGGGTGTGACCGGCACCAACGGCAAGAGTACTTCCGTCTATCTTATAAAGCATATTCTCGATGTTTCCGGGAATAAAACCGGCATGCTTAACTCCCTTGTTTATGATATCGGAAAAGAGACTTACAGAGCCGAAAGAACAACGCCCGAATCGCTGGAAGTACAGCGGTTTCTGCGTGAAATGAAAGAAGCAGAGTGTACGCATGCGGTGGTGGAGGTTTCCTCGCATGCGCTGGTCCTGAGCCGGGTGGAAAATATTGAGTTTGAGGTCGGCCTGTTTACGACTTTCAGCCGCGACCATCTTGATTTCCATAATACTATGGAAGAATATCTGGCGGCAAAAAAATTGTTTTTGAAAAAACTTACCGGAAAGCATAAGCATGCTGTAATAAATGTCGATGTCCCGGAGTTTAAGGGATTCATAAAAGATGCCGATTGCCCGGTGATTACATATTCGGCCAACGGCAATAAGGCTGATGTGATGGTACATTCGCCCCGCCTCGGGACGAATAAAACAACTTTTGAGTTGGTAACTCCGGCCGGGAGCCGGACGGTGAGTATACGGCTGCTTGGGCGGTACAATCTTTCCAATGCCGCCGGTGCCGCCGCGACCGGCCTTGCCCTGAAAATCGATCCGGATATCATTGTTAAAGCACTCGAGACCGCCGAACCGGTCCCGGGGCGGTTCCGCCCGGTTGATAGGGGTCAGCTCTTCACGGTGCTGGTCGATTACGCACACACCCCCGGTGCCATTGAGAGACTGTGCCAGTCGGCCCGCGAAATAACCTCCGGGCGGCTGCTGCTTCTTTTCGGCTGTGGCGGCGACCGTGACCGGGGGAAACGGCCTCTGATGGGACAGATGGCTTCGAAATATTCGGATCTCGCGATAGTCACGTCTGATAATCCCCGGAGCGAAGACCCATTCAAGATCATTGATGACATATTGCCCGGCATGTCCGGAAATAATTATAAAATCGTCCCTGACCGGCGGGAGGCAATTCGCGAAATAATCAAAGAGGCCCGCGAAAACGATACCGTCCTTCTGGCCGGAAAAGGGGCCGAGGATTATCAGGAGATTGGACTCAAGAAATATCCCTTTGATGACACGCTTGAGGTCAGCCGCGCTCTGGAAGAGCGGGGATATAAGAAGGCGTAA
- a CDS encoding glycosyltransferase family 2 protein produces the protein MNDRLPFVSVIVITFNGMEFVEACLSSVLGSVEDIPAEIIVIDNGSKDGTREFMAARFPKVLMECNDSNLGFAHAVNQGFAVAHGRHIFLLNQDTRINPTAITQLLQRMEKDARIGIAGPRFIGFDGRLQKSCRAFPRYRDLLFEFTGLSYLFPHSKIFAHWKMGWFDHLTEREVDQPMGAALMIRRELTEKIGGFDESFGMFFNDVDFCRRAKESGFINLYYPEAVVEHFIGGSTRKMKPRMVIASHRAMYQYFRKYNRGSTGIPALYFWGGLLFLSALVRALFHIVSKK, from the coding sequence CTTCAACGGTATGGAATTTGTCGAGGCCTGCCTGTCGAGTGTTCTCGGATCGGTCGAAGATATTCCAGCTGAGATAATTGTGATTGATAACGGCTCGAAAGACGGTACCCGGGAATTCATGGCCGCCCGGTTTCCTAAGGTACTAATGGAATGCAATGACAGTAACCTTGGTTTCGCGCATGCCGTCAACCAGGGATTTGCAGTAGCGCATGGGAGGCATATTTTCCTTCTCAATCAGGACACAAGAATCAATCCGACGGCTATTACGCAATTGCTGCAGCGGATGGAAAAGGATGCAAGAATTGGTATTGCCGGGCCACGATTTATCGGTTTTGATGGGCGACTCCAGAAATCATGCCGGGCATTTCCCCGTTACCGCGATTTGCTATTTGAGTTTACAGGATTGTCATATCTGTTTCCGCATTCAAAAATATTTGCTCACTGGAAAATGGGATGGTTCGACCATCTGACCGAACGCGAGGTCGATCAGCCGATGGGTGCGGCGCTGATGATTCGCCGCGAACTGACTGAGAAAATCGGCGGCTTCGATGAAAGTTTCGGGATGTTCTTCAATGATGTCGATTTCTGCCGCCGGGCCAAAGAGAGCGGATTTATAAATTTGTACTATCCCGAGGCGGTCGTGGAGCATTTTATCGGAGGTTCCACCCGAAAAATGAAACCGCGAATGGTAATTGCATCACATCGGGCCATGTATCAATATTTTCGGAAATACAATCGTGGTTCGACCGGAATTCCGGCTCTCTATTTCTGGGGCGGGCTGCTCTTTCTCTCGGCGCTGGTTCGCGCTCTCTTTCATATTGTGTCAAAAAAATAA
- the mraZ gene encoding division/cell wall cluster transcriptional repressor MraZ, giving the protein MDGFYGRYDVLMDEKGRISLPARLRPSSIEGAGEPDNFILTKGLDGCLALYPRKHWEQIQQRLDSLSFTRKDFRYFSRLLHSGAVLITLDRQGRLLIPSHLQEEASLKKEILVIGAYRWIEFWDPGLYQQYLDQYGQSYEEVAEKLFDINHWQKE; this is encoded by the coding sequence GTGGACGGCTTCTACGGCAGATATGATGTGCTGATGGACGAGAAGGGAAGAATTTCCCTTCCGGCCAGATTGCGCCCCTCTTCTATAGAAGGCGCCGGCGAACCGGACAACTTCATACTTACCAAGGGACTGGATGGATGTCTTGCTCTCTACCCCCGCAAACACTGGGAGCAGATCCAGCAGCGACTGGATTCGCTCAGTTTTACACGGAAAGATTTTAGATACTTTAGCCGCCTGCTTCATTCCGGGGCCGTTCTGATTACCCTGGACCGTCAAGGAAGATTGCTGATCCCCTCACATCTTCAGGAAGAAGCCTCCCTTAAAAAGGAGATTCTCGTCATCGGAGCTTACCGCTGGATTGAATTCTGGGATCCCGGTTTGTACCAGCAATACCTTGACCAGTACGGTCAGAGTTATGAAGAGGTAGCGGAAAAGCTTTTTGACATCAACCACTGGCAGAAAGAATGA